ATTCTTTGCTTCATATATCTAAAAGGGATTATGATTTTCCGCCAATTTTAAATTCGATAATAAATTCTCCTTTGAGAAAAATTTTAGTTACTGCCCATCGAAGAGAAAACTGGGACGAGATGAAAAATATTTTTCAGGCAATAAAAAAGTTAGTTGAAAACTTTGATGACATACATATAATTTTCCCTGTACACATGAATCCAAAAATAAGATTTGATGCTCAAAATATTTTGGGTAATAATTCAAGAGTGTCTTTGCTTGAACCTCTTGACTACGAAGCTTTCATACACGTTATGAAGAATTGTTATCTTATACTTACTGATTCTGGAGGCGTCCAAGAAGAAGCTCCTTCTCTTGGCATTCCTGTAGTCGTTATGAGAAAGACCACAGAGAGGCCTGAGGCTCTTAAGGCGAATGCAGTTGTTTTAAGTGGAACTGATGGTGAAAAAATATACGATACTGCAGCAAGGCTCTTGAGCGATAAAACTTTTTATCTTTCTATGAAAAAGAAGCTCAATCCATATGGAGATGGAAGAGCCTCTTTTAGAATTCTAAGATCTCTAGAATATTTTTTTAAACTTAGTTCTGAAAGGCCGGAGGACTTTAGATACGATTATGATGATAATCTGATATCAGAAACCTAAATGCTCGTTAATTATAAAAACGCTAAATGGAGTAAGAGTCGGCCTCTTTTTTAATATAGTTGTAATGTTGCATATCCTGGTTGGTCCCTGACAATCCATACATTCACCTGTTACAGTACATGGGTTTGGTCTATTTAGCCTTTTGTTGTTTAGTGGTGCTGCTATTGTCCTGATTCTTTTTCTTGCTTCTTCCTCATCCTTTACTATTTTATTAGTTCCAGCTATTATTATTACCTGTTTTGGTCCAAATATCATAGAGGCAACTCTATTTCCAACTCCATCAGTATTGACGAGCTTTCCATCAAGTGTTATGGCGTTTGAACCTGCTATAAATGTATCGCAGGTTAACTGCTTTCTTCTTAAGCTTAGAACTTCTTCTGGTGACAGGCCAGGTCTATTGTGATCTAAAATAATATTACCTCTTTTTGACAAGATATCCAGTATTCCAAGGCTTTGTACGGTTGTTGAGCCTCCAACTCCAATAACGTCCTTTTCTGGAATAATTTCTAAAAGTTTGTTTATTAAATCTTCTCTGGTGTTAAAGAAATCAGCGTTAAAGTTGTTTTTTTTCAAAGCTTCTACGGCTCTTTTACCAAAAACTTCACCGTGCCACTTCAGATTTGGATCCATCTTTTCTTTCCTCCAGTCCAAAAAATTTTGATATTATATTAAAATGATATCACTAAATTATTAGTTTAAGATAAACTATTATTTGCTTCTATTCAATTTTCAGGGTTTTAAATATTCAAAAATATCTATTAATTTGTAAGATAAGTTATTTATTTATATAAGCTTTGTTTATTTAGAAAATTAAGACTTTTCTGACAAAACTAGTGACATATAAAGTTGGTGAAACTAAAATATTAAATAATTAGGTAAAATTTTAATTATTTATTGGAGATATAATTTTATTATTGACATGATAAGAAAAATCTATTAATCTATAAATGATTTTTGTAGTTAGGGGTGAATCATATAAAAAAGAATAAAAAAGAACAAAATTTACCCCTATATGTTGTTCAGTTAGGTTTTAACGTTTTAGGTACTACGCTAGGAGGGTTGTTATTAGGGTGGTTTTTACAGGAAAAATTAGGTTGTGGATTGCCAGGTTTTTTGTTTGGACTTTTATTAGGCGTTTTTTCTGGTTTATGGATAATATTAAAACAAATTTTAAATCAAAAATGAAAGGGGGTGAAGAAAGTTGCATATCGCTGAAGAATTCATGTTACACAAAATCATACCTATAAATATTGCCGGGTTTGATCTTAGCATTACTCAGGCAGTTTTGTGGATGTGGATAGCTTCTGTAATTATGATGCTTTATTTGATTTATTGTAGTAGAAATATGACTGTAATACCTTCTAATAGACTTGTTACCTTATTTGAAGTTCTTGTAGACTTTGTTAAAAAAGATCTGGTTGAAAGTTTTATGCACGGAAAAGACGTTGAAAGATTTTTTCCACTTATTGCTTCAATATTTTTCTTTATCTTTGCATCGAATTTTATAGGAATTATTCCGGGCACTTATACGCCTACAGCCAACATTAATACAACCGCTATACTTGCAATATTTGTGTTTATACTCTATAACGTTCTAGGAGTTTTCAGAAATGGCGTGATTGGATATTTAAAAAGTATAGTTGTACCGGGTCTTCCTGCTCCATTAATTCCTGTAGTTTTTGTCATAGAAATATTTAGCCATCTTGCTCGTCCACTCTCATTATCTGTTAGGTTGTTTGCAAACATGACGGCAGGACACATTATTATTGGGGTGTTCATTTATCTTTGTTTAATGGCAACAGGCGCTTTTGTTGGAGGTTTTATTCTTGGTGCTTTACCCTTTTTAGCATCTATTGGAATGTACTTTTTGGAGGTATTTGTCAAATTTTTGCAAGCAGTAATCTTTGCCGTTTTGACAGCTATGTACATAGCTGGTGCTGTTGCTCCTGAACATTAGAATTTTTCTTTACAGTTTAAAATTTAAAAATTTAATAATAAATTCGGAGGTGTTTTTAAATGGATGCAGTAAGTATAAACCTTGGATTAGCTCAATTGGGCGCAGGTGTAGCTATTGGATTTGCCGCTGCTGGTGGTGGTGCAGGAATGGGTATTTTAGGCGGATATTTTTTGACCGCTCTTGCAAGACAACCAGAGCTTCTTGGTCCACTACGTACTTATATGATTTTGGTACTAGTCTTTATTGAAGCTCAGGTTTTATATGGCTTTGTTGTATCTATGATCCTTTTGTTTGCAGCTCCTAAGCACTAGTCTTTTATTCTTTTAAGGGAGATCTAAAAAAATGATGAATTTTGAATTTGGACTAGAGTTCTGGACTATTGTCTCCTTTTTGATATTCTTCTTTTTGTTTGCAAAATTTGTTGTTCCACCAATAAACAATGCACTTAAAGAAAGAGAAAAGGCTATTGCGGGTGCAATAGAACAGGCTCGAAAAGAAAGGGAAGAGGCAGAAAAACTCTTGCAGGAATCAAAGAAAGAGCTAGAAGAAACAAGGGCTCGTTCTTCAAAGATTGTAGAAGAAGCAAGAGCTTATGCTGAAGAAGTAAAAAAAGATATTATTCAAAAAGCTAAAGAAGAGGCACAAAAGATAGTTGACAGTGCTGCCAAAGATCTTGACAGGGCTAAGGCAGAGGTTATAGCAGAACTGAAAGTTGAAGTTGTTAATCTTACTATTTCTCTTACAGAGAAGCTCCTTGAGAAAGAATTGGATAAAAATGCGCAGACGAAGTTTGTAACAGAATATTTGCAAAAGATAGGTAAGAATTAAAATGAGCAGCAACTATGTTTTAGCCAAAAGATATGCAAGGGCTTTTTTGTCTATTCTCAAGGAAAACAAGAGAAACCTGCAAGACGTTGTTGACGAAACAAAAACCCTTATGAAGAGCTTTAGAGAAACTGGACTTGACAAAGTGATCTTAAATCCTGTTCTTGATATTAGTACTAAGAAGGAACTGATTGAGCCTTTAAAAAACAAGATTTCAAGTGATATTTTTTCTTTTTTAGAATTTCTTGTTGATAAAAATAGATTTTCTTTGTTGCCTTTTATTTTGCAATCGTTAGAAGAGACTTTAAACGAAGAAAGTGGTAGGATTGTCGCCAATCTTGAAGTGGCTATTCCATTAACTGACGAATTAAAATCAAATTTTATAGAATACTTTAAGAAAAAATTTAATGCTAAAGCTGTAGATATTGTTGAAGTCGTTAACGAAAAGATTATTGGTGGCTTTAGAGCAAAAGTTGGAGACTATCTTATTGATGCAAGTATTAAGGGGTCCTTGGATAAAGCCAAGAGACTTCTTTTAGCTAATTGAAGGGAGGTGTTGTTTTTTTGAAGATAAGGGCTGAAGAAATTACTGATGTAATAAAAAAGCAATTATCTAATATAAAAGCTGAACCAGAGTCTGCACTGGTTGGCACAATTATATCTGTTGGTGACGGAGTAGCAAGGATTTGGGGTTTGAAAGATGCTATGATGTCAGAGCTCTTAGAATTCCCAAATGACGTTTATGGAATTGTGTTTAACCTAGAAGAAGATTCTGTGGGTGCAATTATTTTGGGTGATGACTCAAAACTAAATGAAGGTGATACAGTTAAATCAACTGGAAGGGTTATATCAGTCCCTGTCGGTCCAGAGTTGGTGGGTAGAGTAGTGGATGCTTTAGGAAGGCCTCTTGATGGTAAAGGACCTATCAATGCAAAGAAGTACAGGGTGATAGAAAGAGTTGCTCCAGGCGTAATTACCAGACAATCTGTAAATCAACCTGTACAAACAGGTATTAAAGCTATAGATGGTATGATCCCTATTGGTAGAGGCCAAAGAGAGCTTGTAATTGGCGACAGACAAACTGGTAAAACAGCTATTTGTGTTGATACGATCCTTAATCAAAAAGATCAAGATATGATATGTATTTATGTAGCAATAGGTCAAAAGGCATCAACCGTTGCAACTATTATTAAGACGTTAGAAGACAATGGTGCGATGGATTATACAATTGTTGTAGTGGCTAATGCTTCTGATGCTGCTGCTCTTCAATATATTGCACCGTTTAGCGGTTGCGCAATGGGCGAAGAATTTATGGAGCAGGGTAAAGACGCTTTGATAATTTACGATGATCTTTCTAAACATGCTTGGGCATATAGGCAGGTTTCACTACTTTTGAGAAGACCGCCTGGTCGTGAGGCATATCCGGGAGACGTCTTTTATTTACATTCCAGACTTCTTGAAAGGGCAGCAAAGCTCAACAAGAATTACGGAGGTGGTAGCTTAACTGCTCTACCAATTATTGAAACGCAAGCTGGTGACGTTACTGCTTATATTCCAACTAATGTTATCTCTATTACCGATGGTCAAATATATCTTGAGCCAGAGCTTTTCTATGCTGGTGTCAGGCCTGCTGTAAACGTAGGTCTTTCTGTTTCTCGTGTAGGTGGTTCGGCGCAAACAAAGGCTATGAAACAAGTAGCAGGCAGATTAAGGCTTGAATTAGCACAATATCGTGAATTGGCTGCATTTGCTCAGTTTGCTTCTGATCTTGATCCAGCTACAAAACAAGTTTTGACCCGAGGCGAAAAACTTGTTGAACTCTTAAAACAGCCTCAATATATGACCTTTTCTCTTTGGAAAGAAGTATGTTCTATATTCTCGGGAGTTCGTGGATTCCTGGACGATATAAATACCGAAGACATTCAAAGGTTTGAAAAAGAACTTCTATCTTATATTGAAGCTCACAACCAGGATATAATTGAGGCAATAACAAAAGAAAAGGCTATTTCAAAAGAAACTGAAGAAAAGCTTGAGAAAGCAATTAAGGAATTCAAAGCTCTCTTCGTAGGCGGTAAATAAAATGCGTCCTAATGATGTAAAACGAAAGATAAAGGCTGTTCAAAATATTCAAAAGATAACTAAGGCAATGAAATCTGTAGCTGCGGTTAAAGCAAGGAAAGCTGAAGAAAGGGTTAAAAAGGTCAAAGATTATTCAAGAGAAATGTTTGAGCTAACCAAAAGGCTCTCGACTGAAATTGCTGGTTTCAAACATCCGCTTTTAGAAAAAAGAGAGGTAAAGACGGTAGGCATTCTGGTTGTGACTTCTGACAGAGGACTTTGTGGCTCTTTTAATGCAAACATTCTTAAGGAAACTCTTAAGCTCTATCAAAAGTACAAATCTGAAGGCAAAGAGGTTAGACTTTTTGCTGTAGGGAGAAAAGCAAAGCAGTTTCTTGAACGAAGATTCCCAGTAGTGATTGCTAGCTTTACAAAATTACCTCAACCCCCCACTCAAGCAGAAGCCTCTTTAATAGCCTCAGAAATTACAAAGTATTTTTCTGATGGCACTATAGATGCCTTAAAAGTCCTTTACTATAACTACAAATCTATGGCTAAATACACAATTGTTGAAGAAGAAGTGCTACCCTTAATTCACGTACAGGAAAAGTCTGAGCCTAAAGCGACTTATATTTTTGAACCTGAAGAAGATGTGGTAGCTTCATATTTGTTAGAAAGAGGTTTGATGGCAGAAATATTAAGAGTGATTCTTGAGACTGCGGCTTCCGAACAAGCTGCAAGGATGCAAGCTATGTCTCAAGCTTCAGAGAATGCACAAGATCTAATTAAACAACTTACACTTGCTTTCAATAAAGCGCGTCAAGCGATAATTACCCGCGAGCTGAGTGAGATTGTAGGAACCACTACAGCTCTCGGTTCTTAGGAGGTGGACATTGGCGAACGTTGGTAAGGTTGTACAAATTTTAGGTACTGTTGTGGATATAGAATTTGAACCTGGCAAAATACCTGCACTTTTGAACGCTCTTAAAATAGAGGGGAAAAATCAATATGGGCAGGAATTCAACATTACTTTAGAAGTTATGCAACAATTAGGTGATAATCGAGTAAGGGCTATTGCAATGTCTTCTACTGACGGTTTGGTTAGAGGAACTGAAGTGATTGATACTGGTGCTCCAATTATGATTCCTGTAGGTAACGAAACCCTTGGTAGAATTTTTAACGTTTTGGGCAATACAGTTGACGATGGTCCAAAGGTTGAAGCAAAAAATTTTTCGCCTTTGCACAAGGCTCCCCCAAGTCTCAGAGATATTAACCCTGTTCCTCAGCAGTTGGAAACAGGCATCAAAGTCATAGATCTTTTGGTTCCATTTCCAAGAGGCGGGAAAATAGGCTTGTTTGGTGGTGCGGGTGTAGGCAAAACAGTTATCTTGATGGAGTTAATAAGGAACATTGCAGCAGAGCACGGCGGAAAGTCAGTATTTGCAGGCGTTGGAGAGAGAACTCGTGAAGGCAATGATCTTTATCACGAGATGAAGGCATCTGGCGTTATCGACAAGACCGTTATGGTTTTTGGTCAGATGAATGAGCTGCCTGGTGCTCGTATGAGAGTTGGTTTGACAGGTCTTACTATGGCAGAGTACTTTAGGGATGTTGATAAGGCCGATGTGTTATTGTTTATAGACAATATATTTAGATTTGTTCAGGCAGCTTCTGAGGTCTCTACGCTTCTTGGGAGGCTCCCGTCTGCAGTAGGTTATCAGCCTACTTTGGGTACAGACGTTGGAAGCTTGCAAGAACGTATTGTAACCACAAAAGATGGTTCTATTACTTCTGTACAAGCTGTTTACGTCCCTGCTGACGACTTGACTGACCCAGCACCTGCAACAACATTTGCTCACCTTGATGGTACTGTTGTTTTGTCAAGACCTCTTGCAGAGCTCGGCATTTATCCTGCTGTAGACCCGCTTGACTCAACGTCTCGTATACTTGATCCAAGAGTTGTAGGTGAGGAACATTATTTAGTAGCTCGTGGAGTCCAAAAAGTTTTGCAAAAATATAAAGATCTCCAGGATATCATTGCCATTCTTGGAATGGAAGAACTTTCTGAAGACGATAAATTGACTGTTGCCAGGGCTAGAAAGATTCAAAGATTTTTGTCTCAACCATTCTTCGTTGCAGAAGCCTTTACAGGAATGAATGGTAAATATGTAAAGCGTGAAGATACCATTAAAGGTTTCAAAGAAATCCTTGATGGCAATTGTGATGAATTACCCGAACAGGCTTTTTATATGGTTGGAACAATTGAAGAAGCTCGTGAGAAGGCAGCGTCTATGCAAGCATCACAAGCTAGTTAGGGGTGAATACAAATGAAATTGTTAATATTAACCCCTGAAGGTGTTGTAGTCGATGAAGAAGTAACATTTGTTTCAGCAATGGGAGAAGAAGGATCACTTGGTATTATGCCAAGACATGCACCGCTTGTTACTACTTTGAAGGTAGATGTGATAGAATTTGTTAAGGAGAACTCTGATAGGGAGGTAGTAGCTGCTATCGGAGGAATTCTCGAAGTTAAAGATAATAAGGTAACAGTTCTCTCTGATGCCGCAGAACTTGCTGTAGATATAGACGAGTTGAGGGCTAAAGAAGCCGAAAAGAGAGCTAGGGCAAGATTGACTATGAAAACAGAAGAGGTAGATGTAAAGAGGGCAGAAGCTGCTCTTGCAAGGGCACTTGCAAGGCTTAAGGCGATTGAACTGTTGAATAGAAGAAGTGGAAGTAGGAAAAGAGGTGCGTAAGGAGTATTTTAGAAGTAAATAATTGTAATGGAAATTTTTCTAAACAATATTATAGGATTTGTGGCGGCAAGCCTTTATTAGGTTCTGTGAAAACTAGCGGTTCAAAAAATGGGTCGCTGCCTATAATGGCAGCGGCTCTACTATTTGATTCACCTGTGTTTTTGTCTAACGTTCCATATTTATTGGACGTTAACACTATGGCAAAAATAATTTCAAGTCTTGGGGGTAGAGTC
Above is a genomic segment from Thermodesulfobium narugense DSM 14796 containing:
- the atpA gene encoding F0F1 ATP synthase subunit alpha, which encodes MKIRAEEITDVIKKQLSNIKAEPESALVGTIISVGDGVARIWGLKDAMMSELLEFPNDVYGIVFNLEEDSVGAIILGDDSKLNEGDTVKSTGRVISVPVGPELVGRVVDALGRPLDGKGPINAKKYRVIERVAPGVITRQSVNQPVQTGIKAIDGMIPIGRGQRELVIGDRQTGKTAICVDTILNQKDQDMICIYVAIGQKASTVATIIKTLEDNGAMDYTIVVVANASDAAALQYIAPFSGCAMGEEFMEQGKDALIIYDDLSKHAWAYRQVSLLLRRPPGREAYPGDVFYLHSRLLERAAKLNKNYGGGSLTALPIIETQAGDVTAYIPTNVISITDGQIYLEPELFYAGVRPAVNVGLSVSRVGGSAQTKAMKQVAGRLRLELAQYRELAAFAQFASDLDPATKQVLTRGEKLVELLKQPQYMTFSLWKEVCSIFSGVRGFLDDINTEDIQRFEKELLSYIEAHNQDIIEAITKEKAISKETEEKLEKAIKEFKALFVGGK
- the atpB gene encoding F0F1 ATP synthase subunit A — its product is MHIAEEFMLHKIIPINIAGFDLSITQAVLWMWIASVIMMLYLIYCSRNMTVIPSNRLVTLFEVLVDFVKKDLVESFMHGKDVERFFPLIASIFFFIFASNFIGIIPGTYTPTANINTTAILAIFVFILYNVLGVFRNGVIGYLKSIVVPGLPAPLIPVVFVIEIFSHLARPLSLSVRLFANMTAGHIIIGVFIYLCLMATGAFVGGFILGALPFLASIGMYFLEVFVKFLQAVIFAVLTAMYIAGAVAPEH
- a CDS encoding lactate utilization protein; this translates as MDPNLKWHGEVFGKRAVEALKKNNFNADFFNTREDLINKLLEIIPEKDVIGVGGSTTVQSLGILDILSKRGNIILDHNRPGLSPEEVLSLRRKQLTCDTFIAGSNAITLDGKLVNTDGVGNRVASMIFGPKQVIIIAGTNKIVKDEEEARKRIRTIAAPLNNKRLNRPNPCTVTGECMDCQGPTRICNITTILKKRPTLTPFSVFIINEHLGF
- the atpG gene encoding ATP synthase F1 subunit gamma encodes the protein MRPNDVKRKIKAVQNIQKITKAMKSVAAVKARKAEERVKKVKDYSREMFELTKRLSTEIAGFKHPLLEKREVKTVGILVVTSDRGLCGSFNANILKETLKLYQKYKSEGKEVRLFAVGRKAKQFLERRFPVVIASFTKLPQPPTQAEASLIASEITKYFSDGTIDALKVLYYNYKSMAKYTIVEEEVLPLIHVQEKSEPKATYIFEPEEDVVASYLLERGLMAEILRVILETAASEQAARMQAMSQASENAQDLIKQLTLAFNKARQAIITRELSEIVGTTTALGS
- the atpE gene encoding ATP synthase F0 subunit C; the encoded protein is MDAVSINLGLAQLGAGVAIGFAAAGGGAGMGILGGYFLTALARQPELLGPLRTYMILVLVFIEAQVLYGFVVSMILLFAAPKH
- the atpD gene encoding F0F1 ATP synthase subunit beta; its protein translation is MANVGKVVQILGTVVDIEFEPGKIPALLNALKIEGKNQYGQEFNITLEVMQQLGDNRVRAIAMSSTDGLVRGTEVIDTGAPIMIPVGNETLGRIFNVLGNTVDDGPKVEAKNFSPLHKAPPSLRDINPVPQQLETGIKVIDLLVPFPRGGKIGLFGGAGVGKTVILMELIRNIAAEHGGKSVFAGVGERTREGNDLYHEMKASGVIDKTVMVFGQMNELPGARMRVGLTGLTMAEYFRDVDKADVLLFIDNIFRFVQAASEVSTLLGRLPSAVGYQPTLGTDVGSLQERIVTTKDGSITSVQAVYVPADDLTDPAPATTFAHLDGTVVLSRPLAELGIYPAVDPLDSTSRILDPRVVGEEHYLVARGVQKVLQKYKDLQDIIAILGMEELSEDDKLTVARARKIQRFLSQPFFVAEAFTGMNGKYVKREDTIKGFKEILDGNCDELPEQAFYMVGTIEEAREKAASMQASQAS
- a CDS encoding AtpZ/AtpI family protein, which gives rise to MNHIKKNKKEQNLPLYVVQLGFNVLGTTLGGLLLGWFLQEKLGCGLPGFLFGLLLGVFSGLWIILKQILNQK
- the atpC gene encoding ATP synthase F1 subunit epsilon, whose translation is MKLLILTPEGVVVDEEVTFVSAMGEEGSLGIMPRHAPLVTTLKVDVIEFVKENSDREVVAAIGGILEVKDNKVTVLSDAAELAVDIDELRAKEAEKRARARLTMKTEEVDVKRAEAALARALARLKAIELLNRRSGSRKRGA
- the atpH gene encoding ATP synthase F1 subunit delta; protein product: MSSNYVLAKRYARAFLSILKENKRNLQDVVDETKTLMKSFRETGLDKVILNPVLDISTKKELIEPLKNKISSDIFSFLEFLVDKNRFSLLPFILQSLEETLNEESGRIVANLEVAIPLTDELKSNFIEYFKKKFNAKAVDIVEVVNEKIIGGFRAKVGDYLIDASIKGSLDKAKRLLLAN
- the wecB gene encoding non-hydrolyzing UDP-N-acetylglucosamine 2-epimerase codes for the protein MHKALLIFGTRPEAIKMAPLFLELKKSKHFEPIVVVTAQHREMLDQVLKIFNIEPDFDLDIMKPGQSLEGITIRALEGLCNIIKRVNPSIVLVQGDTTTTYVGALAAFYHKIAVGHVEAGLRTYDKFNPYPEEINRKMTTCLADLHFAPTITSFNNLIKENVKKEDIYITGNTVIDSLLHISKRDYDFPPILNSIINSPLRKILVTAHRRENWDEMKNIFQAIKKLVENFDDIHIIFPVHMNPKIRFDAQNILGNNSRVSLLEPLDYEAFIHVMKNCYLILTDSGGVQEEAPSLGIPVVVMRKTTERPEALKANAVVLSGTDGEKIYDTAARLLSDKTFYLSMKKKLNPYGDGRASFRILRSLEYFFKLSSERPEDFRYDYDDNLISET
- the atpF gene encoding F0F1 ATP synthase subunit B — protein: MMNFEFGLEFWTIVSFLIFFFLFAKFVVPPINNALKEREKAIAGAIEQARKEREEAEKLLQESKKELEETRARSSKIVEEARAYAEEVKKDIIQKAKEEAQKIVDSAAKDLDRAKAEVIAELKVEVVNLTISLTEKLLEKELDKNAQTKFVTEYLQKIGKN